One window of the Podospora pseudocomata strain CBS 415.72m chromosome 7, whole genome shotgun sequence genome contains the following:
- a CDS encoding hypothetical protein (COG:M; EggNog:ENOG503NYFD) — MQKLAGKPAQLLGMIPRRASRWLVRLAVLAVIVPLILQWLVAYVVGSDARILPPELLLARNLLLVTAHPDDECLFFSPSILGALDRNKRVTGGLLVMSTGNNYGKGDTRKTELAGSCKALGISADRCVALDHPDLQDNPREWWNTELIEGFVHEHVRKWDIDAIITFDEGGVSGHINHRAVSAAVSHYTATNPQSPIAYTLTTTSLLRKYTILGDLPYTVLPFLWRIIEALSYPAITAEVREGGTALVANTWHRYLLTRRAFAQHDSQYSWDRHLYMILSRYVWFNDLKRLPHTAADEAFRTAVKT, encoded by the exons ATGCAGAAGCTGGCCGGGAAGCCTGCGCAACTGCTCGGCATGATCCCTCGTCGGGCTTCGCGCTGGCTTGTTCGGCTTGCCGTGCTCGCAGTGATTGTGCCGCTAATTCTCCAGTGGCTGGTCGCCTATGTCGTCGGGAGCGATGCCCGAATTCTTCCACccgagcttcttctcgccAGAAACCTCCTGCTCGTGACAGCCCACCCCGACGACGAGTGTCTATTCTTCTCTCCCAGCATTCTCGGAGCTCTTGATCGGAACAAGCGGGTGACTGGTGGATTGCTGGTCATGTCCACAG GCAACAACTACGGCAAAGGAGACACCAGGAAAACTGAGCTCGCCGGCTCGTGTAAAGCACTCGGCATCTCGGCGGATCGCTGCGTTGCCCTTGACCATCCTGACCTCCAAGATAACCCCAGAGAGTGGTGGAACACTGAGCTCATCGAAGGGTTTGTGCATGAGCACGTGAGGAAATGGGACATTGATGCT ATCATCACATTCGACGAAGGTGGAGTGAGCGGACACATAAACCACAGAGCGGTCAGCGCCGCCGTCAG TCACTACACTGCGACGAATCCCCAGTCGCCCATCGCGTACACGCTGACGACCACCTCTTTACTCCGAAAATACACCATCCTGGGCGACCTCCCCTACACAGTGCTGCCCTTTTTGTGGCGCATTATCGAGGCGCTATCCTACCCCGCCATCACAGCTGAAGTCCGTGAAGGCGGCACGGCCTTGGTTGCGAATACTTGGCACCGATATCTCTTGACCCGTCGTGCTTTTGCCCAGCACGACAGCCAGTACAGCTGGGATCGGCACTTGTACATGATTTTGAGCCGATATGTCTGGTTTAATGATCTGAAGAGGCTTCCCCACACGGCTGCTGACGAAGCATTCAGGACAGCCGTCAAGACCTAG
- a CDS encoding hypothetical protein (EggNog:ENOG503PFG2) gives MRSWLLCISAGVLAGVSNAACTNKCGSNKCLGAIAADPAFGESFCSSWLALEPATTTVTEVETVTSTLLNVETTLTTLTVTTATFTVTGSERSTIYQKRAPTITEADPALPDPTDVIASQCSSNEDRISKACSCILSTATASTVTVLETAVTTAVVEAESTVVETVTDNVVATVSVAAPAVTIPANIIVNGGFENYLETGNILPWTDTQASTGGRLDVVNGVNPCMTGGSYCAGGRVVIRPYPPTTGSKYIAIRETFVGRPSTTYAFSFLYRCLNYDAGTSIDILYKGSVIGSVNQCYNSAAFYRPTGITFTTDATGQGEVEVRFRNSGATPYLYFYADDFKAIAV, from the exons ATGAGGTCTTGGTTGCTCTGCATCAGCGCCGGCGTCCTGGCCGGCGTGTCCAACGCGGCTTGTACCAACAAGTGCGGCTCCAACAAGTGCTTGGGTGCTATTGCTGCCGACCCTGCGTTCGGAGAGTCGTTCTGCTCTTCTTGGTTGGCCTTGGAACCCgctaccaccaccgtcaccgaGGTCGAGACGGTCACATCGACTCTGCTCAATGTCGAGACGACCTTAACGACACTCACTGTCACCACGGCAACATTTACAGT GACTGGCAGCGAACGTTCGACCATCTACCAGAAGCGGgctcccaccatcaccgaagCTGATCCAGCCTTGCCCGACCCGACAGATGTCATTGCCTCCCAGTGTTCGTCCAACGAGGATCGCATCAGCAAGGCCTGCAGCTGCATTCTGTCAACCGCTACCGCGTCTACCGTGACCGTGTTGGAGACCGCTGTTACTACTGCCGTTGTTGAGGCCGAG AGCACCGTTGTTGAGACTGTCACGGACAATGTGGTGGCTACCGTCTCCGTCGCCGCCCCAGCCGTCACGATCCCCGCCAacatcatcgtcaacggTGGATTCGAGAACTACTTGGAGACCGGCAACATTCTCCCATGGACTGATACACAGGCTTCTACCGGCGGAAGGCTTGATGTCGTGAACGGCGTGAACCCGTGCATGACAGGTGGCTCTTACTGTGCAGGCGGCCGAGTTGTCATCCGCCCCTACCCGCCTACCACCGGTTCCAAATACATCGCCATACGCGAGACCTTCGTCGGGCGCCCGTCAACCACTTATGCGTTCTCTTTCTTGTATCGCTGCCTCAACTATGACGCCGGCACCAGCATTGACATCCTGTACAAGGGCAGTGTCATCGGTAGCGTCAACCAGTGTTACAACAGCGCTGCCTTTTACCGTCCCACCGGCATCACATTCACCACCGATGCCACGGGTCAGGGTGAGGTCGAGGTGCGCTTCCGCAATTCCGGCGCCACGCCGTATCTCTATTTCTACGCCGATGACTTCAAGGCCATTGCTGTGTAG
- a CDS encoding hypothetical protein (CAZy:GT32; COG:I; EggNog:ENOG503P3JZ), with protein MGLLPLHHTRHHSTPTSKTPRSSRTSSPSTRRRSGIILQRIACLLITVAIVGLWCARDLVYDSYTLAALPLLKWRQGASSFYLSVENDGFDVTFESYDVNQTSTRGEEGYEDRVPGILHHIALGPQENQKEGWQEARERCVELHPGWEAMLWTDEKADELVREHYPEMLGLWEGEEGYRYGIQKVDALRYMVLYRYGGVILDMDLQCKRALGPLRRFDFVAPAANPTGFSIGFMMAEKGNEFVGELVANLKRYNRHWLGLPYPTVMFSTGCHYASTIHAFFRGDRSKLKILGGTKDNKKLHMLSGPVNTPLFKHLGSSSWHSYDAAMIVNLGKSVGGSRWRLPIMFLLACGLFFLVIRRIRRRRRVASLKV; from the exons ATgggcctccttcctctccaccacaccCGCCACCACTCCACCCCTACTTCCAAAACTCCTCGGTCCtcccgcacctcctccccttccacgcGGCGACGGTCTGGTATCATCCTCCAGAGGATAGCCTGCTTGCTTATCACTGTTGCGATAGTAGGGCTCTGGTGCGCAAGGGATCTGGTGTATGACTCGTACACGCTTGCTGCGCTGCCGCTGTTGAAATGGAGGCAGGGTGCCTCGAGTTTCTATCTCTCGGTGGAGAATGATGGGTTTGATGTAACGTTTGAGTCGTATGATGTTAATCAGACGTCGACcaggggagaggaaggatatGAGGATAGGGTGCCGGGTATATTGCACCATATTGCCTTGGGGCCGCAGGAGAACCAGAAGGAGGGGTGgcaggaggcgagggagaggtgtGTGGAGTTGCATCCTGGGTGGGAGGCCATGTTGTGGACGGACGAGAAGGCTGATgagctggtgagggagcaCTACCCTGAGATGCTGGGgctgtgggagggggaagaggggtaCAGGTATGGTATTCAGAAGGTGGATGCGCTGAGGTATATGGTTTTGTATCGATATGGGG GTGTCATCTTGGATATGGACCTCCAATGCAAGCGCGCCCTCGGCCCTCTCCGCCGCTTCGACTTTGTCGCTCCCGCCGCAAACCCAACTGGCTTCTCGATCGGTTTCATGATGGCTGAGAAGGGCAACGAGTTTGTCGGAGAGCTGGTTGCCAACCTGAAGAGGTACAACAGGCACTGGCTCGGACTTCCCTATCCGACAGTCATGTTCTCGACTGGGTGTCACTACGCCTCCACTATTCATGCCTTCTTCCGCGGTGATCGCAGCAAGTTGAAGATCTTGGGCGGTACCAAGGACAACAAAAAGCTGCATATGCTGAGCGGACCTGTCAACACGCCCCTATTCAAGCATCTTGGAAGCTCGAGCTGGCACTCATATGATGCCGCTATGATTGTGAATTTGGGCAAGTCGGTGGGTGGATCACGCTGGAGGCTGCCCATTATGTTTCTGCTTGCTTGTGGGCTGTTTTTCTTGGTTATTAGGAGaatcaggaggaggaggagggtcgCGAGTCTGAAGGTGTAA
- a CDS encoding hypothetical protein (EggNog:ENOG503NZSY; COG:S) produces the protein MASRCTISQKYFIKTSPWNLLHDGILCILHTRHFAAMKTQRDEKTVDLAQLLLDLDLGAPVNVKGIDSDFHVSVFIEVDENGIRVRMIDNQGNVRVPPCKTTYPFSKRLRWTRKRQNDDIQRQMRSLDPRGLLFFYFIRSLTLQNDAFTGERGETKQWSRRASWRPVEDESHCVELRSCTQVVRHAHKGKGGHAESPQTSENTTRFHVIKKSILDSSARNCLAMAFPVCQHGVGPWTKDEDSFSYAYRKPSPFKFLIHADRWGVHDHTKPYRRIHQDHKMTDFHTRAMAKCFKDLSEIPSLRYTWIQFLPSMDLLKSYDARQGNGICRDGGVCASLPRWLSVLPVLETEDDPDRQELHAMSDLRLALAEGPNPENETSVPDVLNGPLTFPEPSARLPSSCITRRQSGNLAASPNTTPTLASLSLSSKYRRSDLEVVLSDYALNLFPTEAAITNILESLVKESKTAAWYSRFFFLRPQNEAWHSRTSRFLLLAYTKTLERSRFEAGHHDEWRKLVKSIHFIPLNSGKLQSVEENMRVGLYAPEDKKGRRLVEFGGDWTKLEIPVIALGAWNNAECRKLIEKVRYVARK, from the exons ATGGCATCGCGTTGTACCATTTCACAAAAATATTTTATAAAAACGAGCCCTTGGAACCTCCTGCATGATGGGATCCTGTGCATTCTTCATACTCGACATTTTGCCGCCAT GAAGACCCAACGCGATGAGAAGACTGTTGATCTTGCTCAACTCTTGCTTGACTTGGATTTAGGAGCTCCGGTCAACGTTAAGGGCATCGATAGTGACTTCCACGTCAGTGTCTTTATCGAGGTTGATGAAAATGGCATTCGTGTCCGCATGATTGACAACCAGGGGAACGTTAGGGTGCCGCCATGCAAAACTACATACCCATTCTCAAAGAGACTACGATGGACTCGCAAGCGTCAAAATGATGACATCCAGCGGCAAATGCGGTCTCTGGACCCTCGAGGCTTGCTATTTTTCTATTTCATTCGATCTCTCACGCTGCAAAACGACGCCTTTACTGGCGAACGAGGGGAGACAAAACAGTGGTCGAGAAGGGCTAGTTGGCGCCCTGTAGAAGATGAGAGTCATTGTGTCGAGCTACGCAGTTGCACTCAGGTCGTCCGTCATGCTCACAAGGGCAAAGGGGGCCACGCCGAAAGCCCACAAACTTCCGAAAACACAACCCGGTTTCATGTGATAAAAAAATCTATCTTGGATAGCAGCGCCCGTAACTGCCTTGCTATGGCCTTTCCAGTTTGTCAGCATGGGGTTGGCCCGTGGACAAAGGATGAAGACAGCTTCTCCTATGCTTACAGGAAACCCAGTCCGTTCAAG TTTCTCATACATGCAGACAGATGGGGTGTACATGACCACACAAAACCCTACCGAAGAATACACCAAGACCATAAGATGACCGACTTCCACACCCGGGCCATGGCCAAATGTTTCAAGGACTTGTCCGAGATTCCTTCGCTTCGATATACCTGGATCCAGTTCCTCCCGTCCATGGATCTTCTCAAAAGTTATGATGCACGGCAGGGGAATGGGATCTGCAGAGACGGTGGAGTCTGCGCGTCACTGCCTCGTTGGCTTTCCGTCCTTCCTGTCCTCGAAACCGAAGATGACCCTGACCGACAGGAGCTCCACGCCATGAGCGACCTTCGCCTTGCTCTCGCTGAGGGTCCCAATCCCGAGAACGAAACCTCAGTCCCGGATGTCTTGAACGGACCCCTCACATTCCCCGAGCCTTCTGCTCGGCTTCCAAGCTCTTGCATAACAAGACGTCAGAGCGGCAATCTCGCCGCCAgtcccaacaccacaccgACACTCGCGTCTCTGTCCTTATCCTCAAAATACCGCCGAAGTGACCTAGAAGTCGTGCTAAGCGACTacgccctcaacctcttcccaacagaagcagccatcaccaacatcctTGAGTCTCTTgtcaaagaaagcaaaaccGCAGCCTGGTACTCGAGATTCTTTTTCCTCCGCCCCCAAAACGAAGCCTGGCACTCTCGAACCTCTCGGTTTCTGTTGTTAGCATACACAAAAACGCTTGAGCGTTCTCGCTTTGAAGCCGGACATCACGATGAGTGGAGGAAGCTTGTCAAGTCTATACACTTTATCCCGCTTAACTCGGGAAAGCTGCAGTCGGTAGAGGAGAACATGCGTGTTGGGTTGTATGCACCTGAGGATAAAAAGGGGAGGCGGTTagtggagtttgggggtgatTGGACGAAGCTGGAGATTCCAGTGATAGCGCTTGGTGCGTGGAATAATGCAGAGTGTAGGAAGTTGATTGAGAAGGTGAGGTATGTTGCTAGGAAATAG
- a CDS encoding hypothetical protein (COG:S; EggNog:ENOG503NVVC): protein MATGETTTEQLSPSEPNDSSTSLPIRTKPNAKIAEMEPGPELDSYIESLLAQWRTCIDELSTLANASKDASRPIYGLYPLLKVQQRALYKVVQKRNTKSDDGNNISAAQYMGIRSCCWDDRWSLVKKCHGLVAINKDFPRSPRVAVPTGSGWLAYKDQPFQEKVVTVDAVVDNGKTWIKFLSISARTLEYQVMTEGWESDADSEDERDEAGDDEGKGFGHTEFVDAVSKVILAARWNHCRHLHLILPGLQEGQSAVVDRVLDHIKNKVGGTDVKVDLSCAGSPFLVNDPPPLETAIQTLIHERDLVVSPDDCNTITETVNLDPSALVALVTDLHHGPIPLQPLVQQEIITRSVADHETDNNELVSRQDILATVLFPALRGKKLVCTEFAAKYFRKLISAISTHSEETRASFIIPPSADPTSPPPSADELRQSLQKWSTVPVPGDLQLPVQVVPDITHDEVPSLISSGRLPPMALGVSSDLSLLNRSVYLYGWANDVTTVTGHRGIERQVQLSIASHWTRDPDASRKGKYPDHRPPDIWHRHLGGYLIHRDKPKDWRDMLPDGGDVPEELVRWTFPWTTWGRGISTYGLPDTKTWEGVGHQDKKSFGRKMTGRDGTRERNGNGKLKVPEGEVEKGEEREEEQS, encoded by the coding sequence ATGGCTACAGGTGAAACGACAACAGAACAATTGTCGCCATCAGAGCCCAATGACTCATCGACAAGTCTCCCGATTCGGACCAAACCAAACGCCAAAATAGCAGAAATGGAACCAGGACCAGAGCTAGACAGCTACATCGAGTCCCTCCTGGCACAATGGAGAACCTGCATAGACGAGCTTAGTACCCTCGCCAATGCTTCCAAAGACGCATCTCGGCCCATCTACGGACTCTATCCTCTCCTCAAAGTCCAGCAGCGCGCATTGTATAAGGTGGTTCAAAAGCGAAACACAAAATCTGACGATGGCAACAACATTTCCGCCGCCCAGTACATGGGTATAAGgtcttgctgctgggatGACCGGTGGTCTCTGGTCAAAAAGTGTCATGGGCTGGTGGCCATCAACAAAGACTTCCCGAGGAGTCCTCGCGTCGCGGTGCCGACTGGTagcgggtggttggcttaCAAGGACCAGCCCTTTCAAGAAAAGGTTGTCACTGTTGATGCCGTCGTGGATAATGGAAAGACATGGATAAAGTTTCTGTCCATTTCCGCTAGGACACTGGAGTATCAAGTCATGACAGAAGGTTGGGAAAGCGATGCTGATTCTGAGGACGAAAGGGATGAGGCTGGTGACGACGAAGGAAAGGGGTTCGGCCATACCGAATTCGTCGATGCAGTCTCCAAGGTCATCTTGGCTGCGAGGTGGAATCACTGCCGTCACCTTCATCTGATCTTGCCTGGCCTCCAGGAAGGACAATCGGCTGTTGTCGACAGGGTGCTGGATCACATTAAAAACAAGGTTGGCGGAACCGATGTCAAGGTCGATCTGAGCTGCGCAGGAAGTCCGTTCCTTGTCAAcgaccctcctcctcttgaaACGGCCATCCAGACTCTGATTCATGAGCGTGACCTGGTCGTCTCTCCAGACGACTGCAATACAATCACCGAGACCGTCAACCTGGACCCTAGCGCACTCGTGGCTCTCGTCACAGATCTTCATCATGGCCCCATCCCGCTGCAGCCTCTTGTGCAGCAAGAAATCATCACTCGCTCTGTTGCCGACCACGAAACCGACAATAATGAGCTGGTGTCTCGTCAAGACATCCTAGCCACAGTGCTGTTTCCTGCCTTGCGGGGCAAGAAATTGGTGTGCACCGAGTTCGCCGCAAAATACTTTCGCAAGCTCATCAGCGCCATCTCAACCCACTCGGAAGAGACCCGCGCATCCTTCATCATCCCGCCTTCGGCCGACCCTACCAGTCCACCACCTTCGGCAGACGAACTGCGCCAATCCCTCCAGAAATGGTCCACCGTCCCAGTTCCCGGTGACCTCCAACTCCCGGTTCAAGTCGTCCCAGACATCACCCATGACGAGGTCCCTTCTCTTATCTCTTCCGgccgcctccctcccatgGCTCTCGGCGTATCCAGCGACCTTTCCTTGCTGAACCGCTCTGTTTACCTATACGGCTGGGCCAACGATGTCACCACTGTCACCGGCCACCGCGGCATCGAGCGTCAAGTCCAACTCTCGATCGCGTCCCATTGGACTCGTGACCCAGACGCGTCACGCAAAGGAAAGTATCCGGACCACAGACCGCCAGACATCTGGCATCGGCATCTAGGCGGGTACCTCATCCATCGAGACAAGCCAAAGGATTGGAGGGACATGCTGCcggatggtggggatgtgCCGGAAGAGTTGGTGAGATGGACGTTTCCTTGGACCacatgggggagagggatcAGTACGTACGGGCTGCCGGATACAAAgacttgggagggggttggtcaTCAGGACAAGAAGTCGTttgggaggaagatgacgggGCGAGAtgggacgagggagaggaatgggaatgggaagcTGAAGGTGCCTGAAggagaggtggagaagggtgaagagagggaagaggaacAATCGTGA
- a CDS encoding hypothetical protein (COG:E; EggNog:ENOG503NUN0): MAAFFRKRALDEKHPDSPPPATAPGAQDVSSSEEAGMVDEGVEGPDDLHRGMRPRQLNMMAIAGAIGTGLIIGTGTALKFGPGSLLIGYVLMGFVVYVVMVALGEMGAWLPHKKSFSGYATRFVDPAMGFATGWNYFFKYVIVLPNNLTATGIILQYWVKDLNVSVWIVVFGVVIILLNLIHVRFFGEAEFWMSLAKALVIIMLILMCFILSLGGSPSGFRSGFWYWTDPGAFAEYNVRWKDDYFYVHGSTGRFLGVWACIVQATFAYLGTELVGVAFGETPDPRKNVPRAVNQTLLRIVFFYVAGVLVLGMAVPYNSPELLRATRERIGGLASPFTVAAQRAGVDKLADAVNGMLLVFTISAANSDIYLASRTVWALAKDRQAPEIMERTNKRGVPIPAVALSSIFIALGFMNATKDAATVFGYFVSLVTVFGALNWVAVLVSYISMIRAMKVQGIPREIMPYRNPLLPWGSYIALGVTILVIIFSGYSAFIPQFQIDKFMTSYIGIVVYLVNILVWKLLKKTKRVRPEEMDLLTGRRA; this comes from the exons ATGGCCGCCTTTTTCAGAAAACGCGCCCTCGACGAGAAACACCCCgactccccccctccagcaacCGCACCAGGCGCCCAAGAtgtcagcagcagcgaggAAGCCGGCATGGTGGACGAGGGCGTGGAGGGCCCGGATGATTTGCATCGCGGGATGCGGCCTAGACAACTCA ACATGATGGCCATCGCAGGCGCAATTGGCACTGGTCTCATCATCGGCACTGGCACAGCACTAAAGTTTGGTCCcggctccctcctcatcggtTACGTCCTCATGGGCTTCGTCGTCTACGTCGTCATGGTCGCGCTCGGTGAAATGGGTGCTTGGCTGCCGCACAAAAAGTCGTTTTCTGGGTATGCGACGAGGTTTGTCGACCCGGCCATGGGGTTTGCGACGGGGTGGAATTACTTCTTTAAATACGTGATTGTGCTGCCGAATAATCTGACGGCGACGGGCATCATATTGCAGTATTGGGTCAAGGATCTAAATGTCAGTGTGTGGattgtggtgtttggggtggtgattATACTGCTGAAT CTGATCCACGTACGATTTTTCGGCGAGGCAGAATTTTGGATGTCGCTTGCTAAGGCGCTGGTCATCATTATGCTGATTCTGATGTGCTTCATTCTATCTTTGGGCGGCAGTCCCTCGGGGTTCAGATCAGGCTTTTGGTATTGGACCGACCCGGGGGCATTTGCTGAGTACAATGTGCGCTGGAAGGATGACTACTTCTACGTCCATGGCTCGACCGGCAGATTCTTGGGTGTCTGGGCTTGCATCGTGCAGGCAACCTTTGCGTATCTGGGCACTGAGCTGGTGGGTGTGGCCTTTGGCGAGACGCCTGACCCGAGAAAGAACGTGCCGAGGGCTGTGAACCAGACCTTGCTGAGAATCGTCTTCTTCTACGTCGCCGGTGTGCTGGTCCTCGGGATGGCCGTCCCGTACAACAGTCCCGAGTTGCTCAGGGCGACAAGGGAGAGGATTGGCGGAT TGGCCTCCCCTTTTACCGTTGCAGCTCAACGTGCCGGTGTGGACAAGCTCGCCGATGCCGTCAACGGAATGCTGCTAGTCTTCACGATCAGTGCCGCCAACTCGGATATCTACCTCGCATCACGCACTGTTTGGGCCCTGGCTAAGGACAGACAAGCACCAGAGATTATGGAGCGCACCAACAAGCGTGGCGTACCCATTCCCGCAGtagccctctcctccatctttaTTGCCCTCGGCTTCATGAACGCCACCAAGGATGCCGCGACAGTGTTTGGATACTTTGTCTCGCTCGTCACCGTCTTTGGCGCTCTGAACTGGGTCGCCGTGTTGGTTAGCTACATTTCCATGATCAGAGCCATGAAGGTTCAAGGCATCCCACGAGAAATCATGCCTTACCGCAACCCTCTCTTGCCATGGGGCTCCTACATTGCGCTCGGGGTTACCATCTTGGTTATTATCTTTAGTGGGTACTCGGCCTTCATCCCCCAGTTCCAGATCGACAAGTTTATGACGAGCTACATCGGCATTGTGGTGTATCTGGTGAACATCTTGGTATGGAAGTTGctcaagaagaccaagaggGTGAGGCCGGAAGAGATGGATCTCTTGACTGGGAGGAGAGCGTAA
- a CDS encoding hypothetical protein (EggNog:ENOG503P1UV; COG:S), producing the protein MKPKILFLHGSGTNPLIFRIQSRNLLSLLSPHFEPVFLPGFHECAPGPGVLPFFEGAEPYLKWLDDSSPSEEEVCWAELDRLVAEVEKKGPFFGVVGFSQGAKAGMELVRELERRGREMSFWVGVCGTVPFQGGGDEVREGGWKESLGLGRAERTESFHLIGGEDPWRGESERLVGFFGETGRRVRRFEGGHQMPLDKGVNREVVEWILEVCRM; encoded by the coding sequence ATGAAACCCAaaatcctcttcctccacggCTCAGGcacaaaccccctcatctTCCGGATCCAATCCCGCAATCTTTTGTCCCTGTTATCTCCCCATTTCGAGcccgtcttcctccccggcTTCCACGAGTGCGCTCCCGGTCCGGGGGTCTTGCCTTTCTTTGAGGGGGCAGAGCCCTACCTCAAGTGGCTCGATgattcctccccctcagaagaagaagtctgCTGGGCAGAGCTAGATAGATTGGTagccgaggttgagaagaaaGGGCCGttttttggggtggtggggtttaGCCAGGGGGCTAAGGCGGGGATggagttggtgagggagttggagagacgggggagggagatgagcttttgggttggggtttgtgggACTGTTCCTTTtcagggagggggggatgaggtgagggaggggggttggaaggagagtttggggttggggagggcggagaggacggAGAGTTTTCATTTgattgggggggaggatccttggaggggggagagcgagcggttggttgggttcTTTGGGGAGACGGGGAGACGAGTGAGGAGGTTTGAGGGGGGCCATCAGATGCCGCTGGATAAGGGGGTGAatagggaggtggtggagtggaTTTTGGAGGTCTGTCGGATGTAA
- the gms1_2 gene encoding UDP-galactose transporter Gms1 (EggNog:ENOG503NW7T; COG:G) gives MLGDAKVHHSTDSSARAVAGGSSTTTTTHSHSRQWLSSVQRLSLLMLVLQNSALVMVMHHSRNSPTGSRPRYLTSTAVLVVEVVKLSASLLLATYDTITSHSSSSSAAITQHLYRSIFAPDSWKLIVPAALYTLQNSLVYTAISNLDAVTFQVTYQLKILTTVLFSILLLGRTISLRQWLGLLLLTFGVALVQLSPTTPDVNSATSWTDKITSLFTSPSQPPAVHHNALKGLAAVVGASLISGLTCVYFEKILKDSLGSNTSSIWIRNIQLSFFSIFPALFIGVIWYDGANIAQNGGFFAGYNAVVWATVCLQALGGLIVAVCIAYADNVVKNFAASLSIVVSYAGTAVVFGERMTLHATMGAAVVVAATWLYRSRPSTQQLGTLLPVSSREIAAGEKTPRLPLLSPTTIR, from the exons ATGCTTGGCGATGCAAAAGtccaccacagcaccgatTCTTCGGCGCGGGCCGTAGCGGGGGGGTccagtaccaccaccacaacacatTCACACTCGCGTCAATGGCTTTCGTCTGTCCAACGTTTGTCTCTGTTGATG CTGGTCCTCCAGAACTCGGCCCTGGTCATGGTCATGCACCATTCCCGCAACAGCCCAACAGGATCACGACCCCGATATCTTACATCAACAGCCGTTCTagttgttgaagttgtcAAGCTATCAGCCTCATTACTCCTCGCCACCTACGATACTATTACTTCTCattcctcatcttcatcagcaGCAATAACTCAACATCTCTACCGCTCCATCTTTGCCCCAGATAGTTGGAAGCTCATCGTGCCCGCAGCCCTCTACACTCTTCAAAACTCGCTTGTCTACACGGCCATCAGCAACCTCGACGCCGTCACCTTCCAAGTCACATACCAGCTCAAGATTCTCACCACGGTCCTTTTCAGTATCCTGCTTCTCGGCCGGACCATTTCTCTGCGTCAGTGGCTggggcttctcctcctcaccttcggTGTAGCCCTTGTGCAActatcaccaacaacaccagatGTTAATAGTGCCACCAGCTGGACAGACAAGATCACATCCTTattcacctccccatcccaacctcctGCTGTTCATCACAATGCCCTGAAAGGCCTGGCCGCGGTTGTGGGAGCGTCCCTCATTTCAGGCCTCACATGCGTCTACTTCGAAAAGATCCTCAAGGATTCCCTAGGTTCGAACACCAGCTCCATATGGATCAGAAACATACAGCTATCCTTTTTTAGCATCTTTCCTGCACTGTTTATTGGGGTGATATGGTATGACGGAGCCAATATTGCGCAAAATGGTGGATTCTTTGCCGGGTACAATGCCGTGGTGTGGGCAACGGTCTGTCTGCAGGCGCTTGGGGGTTTGATTGTGGCTGTTTGCATTGCATATGCGGACAATGTGGTCAAGAACTTTGCCGCCAGTTTGAGTATTGTGGTTAGTTATGCTGGGACGGCGGTGGTttttggggagaggatgacGCTTCAT GCCACCATGGGTGCAGCTGTCGTTGTGGCTGCCACATGGCTGTACAGAAGTCGGCCGTCAACTCAACAACTGGGGACACTGTTGCCTGTTAGTAGCAGGGAAATTGCGGCAGGTGAGAAGACACCAAGATTGCCGCTGTTATCCCCAACTACGATACGATAA